The following proteins come from a genomic window of Streptomyces sp. NBC_01716:
- a CDS encoding TerD family protein gives MTAMTPGSNIPLSATRVAVDVAAPVRLDVSGLLLTADGKVRSDDDFIFYNQPTGPGVTYRSGGGTAPDAIVVDTANVPAGIEKIVVTASPDAAGQSFQGIEPTATIRNADDGSALATFTPPNLGSETALVVVEVYLRNGAWKVRAVGQGYANGLSGIATDFGVSVEEPTAPAAATPQAPQAPVTPMAPVPPSAPVPPPAPTPTAPDPRIAAPVTPSAPVPPSAPPGPPQAAGKINLDKGRVSLQKNQTVSLVKGGAPLLTQVKMGLGWEPAFRGKDIDLDASVIAYGPNRNHLDSCYFGKLSILGGSVKHSGDNLTGEGAGDDETIVVDLGRLPAEATGLVFTVNSFTGQKFNEVAKAYCRLLDARTGEELVRFDLTGAEPQTGVIMAKLIKQYSGEWEMTAVGEFVKSRTVRGMVKPAAKSL, from the coding sequence ATGACAGCTATGACCCCCGGCTCGAACATCCCTCTCTCCGCCACCCGCGTGGCGGTGGACGTCGCCGCACCGGTGCGGCTCGACGTTTCGGGCCTGCTGCTCACCGCCGACGGCAAGGTGCGCTCCGACGACGACTTCATCTTCTACAACCAGCCGACGGGCCCGGGTGTGACCTACCGGTCCGGCGGCGGTACGGCCCCGGACGCGATCGTGGTGGACACCGCCAACGTCCCCGCCGGAATCGAGAAGATCGTCGTCACGGCCAGCCCCGACGCGGCGGGACAGAGCTTCCAGGGCATCGAGCCCACAGCGACCATCCGCAACGCCGACGACGGCAGCGCGCTCGCCACCTTCACCCCGCCGAACCTGGGTTCGGAGACCGCCCTGGTGGTCGTGGAGGTCTATCTGCGCAACGGCGCCTGGAAGGTCCGCGCGGTCGGCCAGGGGTATGCGAACGGGCTGTCGGGCATCGCCACCGACTTCGGCGTCTCCGTGGAGGAGCCCACGGCGCCCGCCGCGGCCACCCCACAGGCCCCGCAGGCCCCGGTGACCCCCATGGCCCCGGTGCCGCCCTCCGCGCCCGTCCCGCCCCCGGCTCCGACCCCGACGGCGCCCGACCCCCGGATCGCGGCCCCTGTCACTCCCTCGGCGCCCGTCCCGCCGTCCGCTCCCCCGGGCCCCCCGCAGGCCGCCGGGAAGATCAATCTGGACAAGGGCCGCGTCAGCCTCCAGAAGAACCAGACGGTGTCGCTCGTCAAGGGCGGCGCCCCGCTGCTGACCCAGGTCAAGATGGGCCTCGGCTGGGAGCCCGCCTTCCGCGGCAAGGACATCGACCTCGACGCCTCCGTGATCGCCTACGGACCCAACCGCAACCACCTGGACAGCTGCTACTTCGGCAAGCTGTCCATCCTGGGCGGCTCGGTCAAGCACTCCGGCGACAACCTCACCGGTGAGGGCGCCGGGGACGACGAGACGATCGTGGTCGACCTCGGCCGGCTGCCGGCCGAGGCCACGGGCCTGGTCTTCACGGTCAACTCGTTCACCGGCCAGAAGTTCAACGAGGTCGCGAAGGCCTACTGCCGGCTGCTGGACGCCCGGACCGGCGAGGAACTCGTCCGCTTCGACCTGACGGGCGCCGAGCCGCAGACCGGCGTGATCATGGCCAAGCTGATCAAGCAGTACTCGGGTGAGTGGGAGATGACCGCCGTCGGCGAGTTCGTGAAGTCCCGCACGGTCCGCGGCATGGTCAAGCCCGCGGCCAAGTCCCTCTGA
- a CDS encoding aldehyde dehydrogenase (NADP(+)), producing the protein MAAVPVWSVDPRTGKPREQVAVEATAEEVDRAVGRAHAARPALADRTARAALLRTAADLLDESGAYAIEAADAETALGPVRLTGELARTTAQLRAFADVVDEGAFLDVRIDHADGDRTPPWPDLRRWKVPLGVVAVYSASNFPFAFSVPGGDTASALAAGCPVVVKAHPDHPATSEICAATLRRAAAQVGLPEDVVVLVHGFQAGVELVKHPLVAGAGFTGSVRGGRALFDAAAARPTPIPFHGELGSLNPVVITEAAAAERPEQLGAGLAGAMTLGEGQFCTKPGFVLVPEGDAGDSLLKSLTTAVSETEPGVMLDHRMRDAFVAGVRERAELPDVAAPITPGAGGDHTVSAGYLTVPAGRLAADGPHDLLLEECFGPVTVVARYGSDAEIGAVLGRLPGNLTATLHLADSEAGDADSGAARLLADLTPLAGRVLVNGWPTGVAVAPAQQHGGPYPASTSTSTSVGATAIERWLRPVTYQSTPAALLPPELRDDNPAGLPRRVDGRAEPATVS; encoded by the coding sequence GTGGCAGCAGTACCAGTCTGGAGTGTCGACCCCCGAACCGGGAAGCCGCGTGAGCAGGTCGCGGTCGAGGCCACGGCCGAGGAGGTCGACCGCGCGGTGGGCCGCGCGCACGCCGCCCGGCCCGCGCTCGCCGACCGTACCGCGCGTGCGGCGCTTCTGCGTACGGCGGCGGATCTCCTCGATGAATCGGGGGCGTACGCCATCGAGGCGGCGGACGCCGAGACCGCGCTGGGACCGGTCCGGCTCACCGGCGAACTCGCCCGTACGACCGCCCAGTTGAGGGCCTTCGCGGACGTCGTCGACGAGGGCGCGTTCCTCGACGTACGCATCGACCACGCCGACGGCGACCGTACGCCGCCCTGGCCCGACCTGCGGCGCTGGAAGGTGCCGCTCGGCGTCGTCGCCGTCTACTCGGCCAGCAACTTCCCGTTCGCCTTCTCCGTCCCTGGCGGCGACACCGCGAGCGCGCTCGCCGCCGGCTGCCCCGTGGTCGTCAAGGCACACCCCGACCACCCCGCCACCTCCGAGATCTGCGCCGCCACCCTGCGCAGGGCCGCCGCGCAGGTCGGACTGCCCGAGGACGTGGTGGTCCTGGTCCACGGCTTCCAGGCCGGTGTGGAGCTGGTGAAGCACCCGCTGGTGGCCGGGGCGGGCTTCACCGGTTCGGTACGCGGCGGACGCGCCCTCTTCGACGCGGCGGCGGCCCGGCCCACCCCGATCCCCTTCCACGGCGAACTCGGCTCGCTCAACCCCGTCGTGATCACCGAGGCGGCGGCGGCCGAGCGCCCCGAGCAGCTCGGCGCCGGTCTGGCCGGGGCGATGACGCTGGGCGAGGGCCAGTTCTGCACCAAGCCCGGCTTCGTCCTGGTCCCGGAGGGCGACGCGGGCGACAGTCTCCTCAAGTCGCTGACGACGGCCGTCAGCGAGACCGAGCCCGGCGTGATGCTCGACCACCGGATGCGGGACGCGTTCGTCGCGGGCGTACGCGAGCGGGCGGAGCTGCCCGACGTGGCGGCCCCCATCACCCCGGGCGCCGGCGGCGACCACACCGTCAGCGCGGGCTATCTGACCGTACCGGCGGGGCGCCTGGCCGCCGACGGACCGCACGATCTGCTCCTGGAGGAGTGCTTCGGCCCGGTGACGGTCGTCGCCCGGTACGGCTCCGACGCCGAGATCGGCGCCGTCCTCGGCCGCCTCCCCGGCAACCTCACCGCCACGCTGCACCTCGCCGACAGCGAGGCCGGGGACGCGGACTCCGGCGCGGCGCGGCTGCTCGCCGACCTGACGCCGCTCGCGGGCCGCGTCCTCGTCAACGGCTGGCCCACCGGCGTCGCCGTCGCCCCCGCGCAGCAGCACGGCGGCCCCTACCCGGCGTCCACCTCCACGTCGACCTCCGTCGGCGCCACGGCGATCGAGCGCTGGCTGCGGCCCGTCACCTACCAGTCCACGCCCGCCGCGCTGCTCCCGCCGGAGCTGCGCGACGACAACCCGGCGGGTCTGCCCCGCCGGGTGGACGGCCGCGCGGAGCCGGCGACGGTCTCGTAG
- a CDS encoding MFS transporter, with translation MGKKWAMGTVLRDRNAGLYLSGVVVSGFGTSAMWLVGGIWVKSLTGSDSLAALTVFAMWAPTLVGPLLGAVADRWRRRPLLVFCNLAMAALLPLLLVVESAGRIWILFAVLLVYGVSGVVQDAAEAALVATAIDKRLLGDFNGLRMTANEGMKLLAPLAGAGLFAAYGGGTVALLDAATFALSAGLFALMRIREEKPVPDRTGSWLSRTAQGARVLRNSPVLRPLVLAGSMTMLLAGLNGAAIYAVVDKGLGHAPTYVGLLYALQGVGSVAVGLLAGPLMRRMPERAFAAGGIALFAVAVGLRALPYDAVVLASAVAVGIGLPCVLIVALTAVQRETPDAVLGRTAATANTLIYVPNAVSLALGAGLIAFVDITVLLPVTGVIGLLAAAGLAFYGGLPRGRSAEA, from the coding sequence ATGGGGAAGAAGTGGGCCATGGGCACGGTCCTCCGGGACCGCAACGCCGGGCTGTATCTGTCCGGTGTGGTGGTGTCCGGCTTCGGTACGTCGGCGATGTGGCTGGTCGGCGGGATCTGGGTCAAGTCCCTCACCGGGTCGGACAGTCTGGCGGCCCTGACCGTCTTCGCGATGTGGGCGCCGACGCTGGTGGGGCCCCTGCTGGGCGCGGTCGCCGACCGGTGGCGGCGCAGACCGCTGCTGGTGTTCTGCAATCTCGCGATGGCCGCGCTGCTGCCCCTGCTCCTCGTGGTCGAATCGGCCGGCCGGATCTGGATCCTGTTCGCCGTGCTGCTCGTCTACGGCGTCAGTGGTGTGGTGCAGGACGCCGCCGAGGCAGCCCTGGTCGCGACGGCGATCGACAAGCGGCTGCTCGGTGACTTCAACGGGCTGCGGATGACGGCGAACGAGGGCATGAAGCTCCTCGCGCCGCTCGCGGGCGCCGGGCTGTTCGCGGCGTACGGCGGCGGGACGGTCGCCCTGCTCGACGCCGCGACGTTCGCGCTGTCGGCGGGGCTCTTCGCGCTGATGCGGATCCGGGAGGAGAAGCCGGTGCCGGACCGCACCGGGAGTTGGCTCTCCCGTACGGCGCAGGGCGCGCGGGTGCTGCGGAACTCACCGGTCCTGCGCCCCCTGGTCCTGGCGGGATCGATGACGATGCTGCTCGCGGGGCTCAACGGCGCGGCGATCTACGCGGTGGTCGACAAGGGCCTCGGGCACGCGCCTACGTACGTAGGTCTGCTCTACGCGCTCCAGGGCGTCGGCTCGGTCGCCGTGGGGCTGCTGGCGGGTCCGCTGATGCGCAGGATGCCGGAACGGGCGTTCGCCGCCGGTGGCATCGCGCTCTTCGCGGTCGCGGTGGGGCTGCGGGCGCTGCCGTACGACGCCGTGGTGCTGGCGAGCGCGGTGGCGGTGGGGATCGGCCTGCCGTGCGTGCTGATCGTGGCGCTGACGGCGGTGCAGCGCGAGACTCCGGACGCCGTGCTCGGGCGGACCGCCGCCACCGCCAACACCCTGATCTACGTGCCGAACGCGGTGTCCCTCGCGCTCGGCGCGGGACTGATCGCCTTCGTCGACATCACGGTGCTGCTGCCGGTCACCGGAGTGATCGGGCTGCTGGCGGCGGCCGGCCTCGCCTTCTACGGAGGACTGCCCCGGGGCCGGTCAGCCGAGGCGTGA
- a CDS encoding peptidoglycan D,D-transpeptidase FtsI family protein: protein MNKTIRRTAVVCLLMVLALLVRATWVQAYQGKALADNERNRRTLIDQYAQPLGDIVVAGSPVTGSARTSGGDDLKYKRTYTDGELYAAVTGYSSQAYRSTQLEGIYSHVLDGTDPRLKNPLDALTGKQTAPGSVLTTIDPAVQKAGFEALGDKKGAAVAIDPATGKILGMVSTPSYDPSAISGTNDGDAWSRLNADADKPMVNRALRQPLPPGSTFKLVVAAAALEDGLYGDVDTRTESPDPFTLPGTSTVLENENKSAPCEDATIRTALQYSCNNVFAKMAADLGEDKVRATASKLGFNDTEQDVPVRAAASVYPSGMDDAQTALTGIGQFEVTATPLQLAMVSSALANDGVLESPHMVSKVVDAGGDTLTSYEDEPSRRIVSSSTAEQLRSAMVTVVDEGTGTNARIDGVEVGGKTGTAQHGVDNSQTPYAWFTSYAKDASTGKEVAVAVLVEDSGAARSEVSGNGLAAPIAKRMMEAALR, encoded by the coding sequence ATGAACAAGACAATCAGGCGCACCGCGGTCGTCTGTCTGCTCATGGTGCTCGCCCTGCTGGTGCGGGCCACCTGGGTGCAGGCGTACCAGGGCAAGGCCCTCGCGGACAACGAACGCAACCGACGCACGCTCATCGACCAGTACGCCCAGCCGCTGGGCGACATCGTCGTGGCCGGCTCCCCCGTCACGGGCTCCGCCAGGACGTCGGGCGGCGACGACCTGAAGTACAAACGTACGTACACGGACGGTGAGCTCTACGCGGCGGTCACCGGCTACAGCTCGCAGGCGTACCGCTCCACGCAGCTCGAAGGCATCTACTCGCACGTCCTGGACGGCACGGACCCCCGGCTGAAGAATCCGCTGGACGCGCTCACGGGCAAGCAGACCGCGCCGGGCAGTGTGCTGACGACGATCGACCCGGCGGTGCAGAAGGCCGGTTTCGAGGCGCTGGGCGACAAGAAGGGCGCGGCCGTCGCGATCGACCCGGCGACGGGGAAGATCCTCGGGATGGTCAGCACCCCGTCGTACGACCCGTCGGCGATCAGTGGCACGAACGACGGCGACGCGTGGAGCCGGCTGAACGCGGACGCGGACAAGCCGATGGTCAACCGGGCGCTGCGGCAGCCGCTGCCGCCGGGGTCGACCTTCAAGCTGGTGGTGGCCGCGGCGGCGCTGGAGGACGGGCTGTACGGGGATGTGGACACCCGGACCGAGAGCCCGGACCCGTTCACGCTGCCCGGCACCAGCACGGTCCTGGAGAACGAGAACAAGTCGGCGCCCTGCGAGGACGCGACGATCCGCACGGCGCTCCAGTACTCGTGCAACAACGTCTTCGCGAAGATGGCCGCCGACCTCGGCGAGGACAAGGTGCGCGCGACGGCGTCGAAGCTGGGTTTCAACGACACCGAGCAGGACGTGCCGGTGCGGGCCGCCGCGAGCGTCTACCCGTCCGGCATGGACGACGCGCAGACGGCACTGACGGGCATCGGCCAGTTCGAGGTCACCGCCACGCCGCTCCAGCTGGCGATGGTCTCCTCCGCGCTGGCCAACGACGGGGTCCTCGAATCGCCGCACATGGTCTCCAAGGTCGTGGACGCGGGCGGCGACACGCTCACCTCTTACGAGGACGAGCCGTCGCGCCGGATCGTCTCGTCGTCGACGGCCGAGCAGTTGCGCAGCGCGATGGTGACGGTGGTCGATGAGGGCACGGGCACCAACGCCCGTATCGACGGCGTCGAGGTGGGCGGCAAGACGGGCACGGCCCAGCACGGTGTGGACAACAGCCAGACGCCGTACGCCTGGTTCACCTCGTACGCGAAGGACGCGTCCACGGGCAAGGAGGTGGCGGTGGCCGTCCTGGTCGAGGACTCGGGCGCGGCACGCTCGGAGGTCAGCGGCAACGGGCTGGCGGCGCCGATCGCCAAGCGGATGATGGAGGCGGCGCTGCGCTGA
- a CDS encoding TROVE domain-containing protein codes for MARFNTRLSAPRGKSPVRSTGGNTLTHQGGTGHSRDARSELFLLAVANFVSQQTFYESGDDRDNRFAGLVGELAVDDPRWTAGLLSWLRRDGNMRTAAIVGAAEYVKARLDLDVSTGPSNRQVIDSVLLRADEPGEMLGYWTSRYGRRIPKPVKRGTADAVKRLYSGKSLLKYDTASKGYRFGDILNLVHASPDPAKAWQGELFRYALDRRHHPDTAVPPASNRTLIAHRELMALPVAGRRAVITAPGAAERLAEAGMTWEMLAGWLQGPMDAAAWEAVIPSMGPMALLRNLRNFDEAGVSDEVAAKVAAELSDPAVVARSRQFPFRYLAAYRHAPSLRWSYPLERALGHSLANVPALPGRTLILVDRSGSMWSRLSDRSELNRADAAAIFGTAVAMRAADADLVEFGSTSGKVKYREGESVLKVLARFGDLGGTDTSRAVRAHFRGHDRVLIVTDEQASYSHYGDPAEQVPERVPVYTWNLAGYRAGHGPSGGRNRHTFGGLSDAAFRMVPLLEAGRDADWPWAARPPERGPGRAVGSLGNE; via the coding sequence CCCGTGCGCTCGACCGGCGGTAACACCCTCACCCACCAGGGCGGCACCGGACATTCGCGCGACGCCAGGTCCGAGCTGTTCCTGCTGGCCGTCGCCAACTTCGTTTCCCAGCAGACTTTCTACGAGTCCGGGGACGACCGGGACAACCGCTTCGCCGGCCTCGTAGGTGAACTCGCCGTCGACGACCCGCGGTGGACGGCCGGTCTGCTGAGCTGGCTGCGCCGTGACGGCAACATGCGGACCGCCGCCATTGTCGGCGCCGCCGAATACGTGAAGGCGCGTCTCGACCTGGACGTCAGCACCGGACCTTCGAACCGTCAGGTCATCGATTCCGTACTGCTGCGCGCCGACGAGCCCGGCGAAATGCTCGGTTACTGGACGTCCCGTTACGGACGCCGGATCCCCAAGCCCGTCAAGCGTGGCACGGCCGACGCGGTGAAGCGGCTCTACAGCGGAAAGTCGCTGTTGAAGTACGACACCGCGTCCAAGGGTTATCGGTTCGGGGACATTCTCAATCTCGTGCACGCCTCGCCCGACCCGGCGAAGGCATGGCAGGGCGAGTTGTTCCGTTATGCCCTCGACCGCCGGCACCACCCCGACACCGCGGTTCCGCCCGCGTCGAACCGCACTCTCATCGCGCACCGCGAGCTGATGGCGCTGCCCGTCGCGGGCCGGCGCGCGGTGATCACGGCTCCCGGCGCCGCCGAGCGGCTGGCGGAGGCGGGCATGACATGGGAGATGCTGGCGGGCTGGCTCCAGGGTCCGATGGACGCGGCGGCGTGGGAGGCCGTCATCCCGTCCATGGGGCCGATGGCGCTGCTGCGTAATCTGCGGAACTTCGACGAGGCCGGGGTGAGCGACGAGGTCGCGGCGAAGGTCGCCGCCGAGCTGTCGGACCCGGCGGTGGTCGCCCGTTCGCGGCAGTTCCCGTTCCGCTATCTCGCCGCCTACCGGCACGCGCCGTCGCTGCGCTGGTCCTACCCGCTGGAGCGGGCGCTCGGCCACTCGCTGGCCAATGTGCCCGCGCTGCCGGGACGGACGCTGATCCTGGTTGACCGCTCGGGCTCGATGTGGTCGCGGCTGTCGGACCGCTCGGAGCTCAACCGGGCGGACGCCGCGGCGATCTTCGGTACGGCGGTGGCGATGCGGGCCGCCGACGCCGATCTGGTCGAGTTCGGTTCGACCAGCGGCAAGGTGAAGTACCGGGAGGGCGAGTCGGTGCTGAAGGTCCTGGCGCGCTTCGGCGATCTGGGTGGCACGGACACGTCGCGGGCGGTCCGGGCGCACTTCCGGGGCCATGACCGGGTGCTGATCGTCACGGACGAGCAGGCGTCGTACAGCCACTACGGCGACCCGGCCGAGCAGGTCCCGGAGCGCGTTCCCGTCTACACCTGGAATCTGGCGGGATACCGGGCCGGACACGGTCCGTCTGGTGGCCGGAACCGGCACACGTTCGGCGGTCTGTCCGACGCCGCGTTCCGTATGGTTCCGCTGCTGGAGGCGGGTCGGGACGCCGACTGGCCGTGGGCGGCCCGACCGCCGGAACGGGGGCCGGGGAGGGCCGTGGGGTCACTGGGGAACGAGTGA
- a CDS encoding IclR family transcriptional regulator, translated as MSAAETGGAQVKSAVRTVELLEYFAGRPGMHSLASVQEAVGYPKSSLYMLLRTLVELGWVETDATGTRYGIGVRALLVGTSYIDGDEVVAAARPTLDRLSDDTTETIHLARLDGTSIVYLATRQSQHYLRPFTRVGRRLPAHSTSLGKALLATHSDEQVRKMLPETLSSLTEHTITDREKLIGELNTIREQGYAVDREENTLGLRCFGIAIPYRTPARDAISCSVPVARLTPAHEQMIKDALFDARDRLTLATRRL; from the coding sequence ATGTCGGCAGCGGAAACGGGTGGAGCACAAGTCAAGTCCGCCGTGCGGACGGTGGAATTGCTGGAGTACTTCGCCGGGCGTCCCGGGATGCACTCCCTCGCCTCGGTGCAGGAAGCGGTCGGCTATCCGAAGTCCAGTCTCTACATGCTGCTGCGGACCCTGGTGGAGCTGGGCTGGGTGGAGACCGACGCGACGGGCACGCGGTACGGCATCGGCGTACGGGCCCTGCTCGTCGGCACGTCGTACATCGACGGTGACGAGGTGGTGGCCGCCGCCCGCCCCACCCTGGACCGGCTCTCCGACGACACGACGGAGACGATCCACCTGGCGCGCCTCGACGGCACAAGCATCGTCTATCTCGCCACCCGCCAGTCCCAGCACTATCTGCGGCCCTTCACGCGCGTCGGCCGCCGGCTGCCCGCGCACTCGACCTCGCTCGGCAAGGCTCTGCTCGCGACGCACAGCGACGAGCAGGTGCGGAAGATGCTGCCGGAGACGTTGTCGTCGCTGACCGAGCACACCATCACCGACCGCGAGAAGCTCATCGGGGAACTGAACACGATCCGCGAGCAGGGGTACGCCGTGGACCGTGAGGAGAACACCCTCGGGCTGCGCTGCTTCGGCATCGCGATCCCCTACCGGACACCCGCGCGCGACGCGATCAGCTGCTCGGTGCCGGTGGCGCGGCTCACGCCCGCGCACGAGCAGATGATCAAGGACGCGCTGTTCGACGCGCGCGACCGTCTGACGCTGGCCACCCGCAGGCTCTGA
- a CDS encoding 5-dehydro-4-deoxyglucarate dehydratase encodes MTSAPLAARLDRVAGPLFFPVTAYGPDGAVDLDAFRAHIRSGVDAGCAAVFACCGTGEFHALTPEEFGECVRVAVEETAGAVPVVAAAGYGTSIALRYAEIAEAAGADGLLAMPPYLVMADQEGLLRHYSALAAATGLETIVYQRDNAVFTPETVVELAKVDGIIGLKDGHGDLDLMQRILSAVRTDRPDTDFLYFNGLPTAELTGLAYRGIGITLYSSAAFAFAPEIALAFHRALTSGDDTTVNSLIDGFYRPLVELRSKGRGYAVSLVKAGVRLRGYDVGEVRTPLSEPRPAHIKELTEIIERGYGLLRDEEPGEGA; translated from the coding sequence GTGACCTCAGCCCCGCTCGCCGCCCGCCTCGACCGAGTCGCCGGGCCGTTGTTCTTCCCCGTCACCGCGTACGGTCCGGACGGCGCCGTCGACCTCGACGCCTTCCGCGCGCACATCAGAAGCGGTGTCGACGCGGGATGCGCCGCGGTTTTCGCCTGCTGCGGCACGGGCGAGTTCCACGCGCTGACCCCGGAGGAGTTCGGGGAGTGCGTGCGCGTGGCCGTGGAGGAGACAGCGGGGGCGGTCCCCGTCGTGGCGGCCGCCGGTTACGGTACGTCAATCGCCCTCAGATACGCGGAGATCGCCGAGGCCGCGGGCGCCGACGGACTGCTCGCGATGCCGCCCTACCTGGTCATGGCCGACCAGGAGGGCCTGCTGCGCCACTACTCGGCGCTGGCCGCGGCCACCGGCCTGGAGACCATCGTCTACCAGCGCGACAACGCTGTCTTCACCCCCGAGACCGTCGTCGAACTCGCCAAGGTCGACGGCATCATCGGCCTCAAGGACGGCCACGGCGACCTCGATCTGATGCAGCGCATCCTCAGCGCCGTACGCACCGACCGGCCCGACACCGACTTCCTCTACTTCAACGGCCTGCCCACCGCCGAACTCACCGGACTCGCCTACCGCGGCATCGGCATCACCCTCTACTCCTCCGCCGCCTTCGCCTTCGCGCCCGAGATAGCCCTCGCGTTCCACCGCGCCCTCACCTCCGGCGACGACACAACCGTGAACAGCCTCATCGACGGCTTCTACCGGCCCCTGGTCGAACTGCGCTCCAAAGGACGCGGATACGCCGTCTCGCTCGTCAAGGCGGGCGTCAGACTGCGCGGTTACGACGTGGGCGAGGTACGCACCCCGCTGAGCGAACCGCGGCCCGCGCACATCAAGGAGCTCACCGAGATCATCGAACGCGGCTACGGGCTGCTCCGCGACGAGGAGCCGGGGGAGGGCGCGTGA
- a CDS encoding NAD-dependent epimerase/dehydratase family protein, translating into MPQPRTVLLTGAAGGLGTLMRGLLPAYGYELRLFDATPIEGEPDAITADLGDKHALREAVRGVDAIIHLAGISLEASFDKILRANIEGTYNLYEAAREEGTARVVFASSNHAVGFTPRPQGSYPLDSDALIPIETPRRPDTFYGISKCFGEDLAQFYWDKHGLETVSVRIGSCFMEPTSVRMLSVWMSPGDGARLFHAALTAEDVRHTVVYGSSANTRLWWDLSTARDLGYEPRDDSEQYADKLVDEQGELDPGNPDHAHLGGHFCTHPPQWPY; encoded by the coding sequence ATGCCCCAACCGCGAACCGTCCTGCTCACCGGCGCAGCGGGCGGCCTCGGCACCCTGATGCGCGGCCTGCTGCCCGCCTACGGGTACGAACTCCGGCTCTTCGACGCCACTCCCATAGAGGGTGAGCCGGACGCGATCACGGCCGACCTCGGCGACAAGCACGCGCTCCGTGAGGCCGTCCGGGGTGTGGACGCGATCATCCATCTCGCCGGCATCTCGCTGGAGGCGTCGTTCGACAAGATCCTGCGGGCCAACATCGAGGGGACGTACAACCTCTACGAGGCGGCACGCGAGGAGGGCACCGCGCGGGTGGTCTTCGCCTCAAGCAATCACGCCGTCGGGTTCACGCCACGGCCGCAGGGCTCCTACCCGCTCGACTCGGACGCGCTGATCCCGATCGAGACCCCGCGCCGCCCGGACACCTTCTACGGCATCTCCAAGTGCTTCGGCGAGGATCTGGCGCAGTTCTACTGGGACAAGCACGGGCTGGAGACCGTCTCCGTACGGATCGGGTCCTGCTTCATGGAGCCGACCTCCGTACGGATGCTGTCGGTCTGGATGAGCCCCGGGGACGGCGCGAGGCTCTTCCACGCCGCGCTCACCGCCGAGGACGTGCGGCACACCGTCGTCTACGGCTCGTCCGCCAACACCCGCCTGTGGTGGGACCTTTCGACGGCGCGGGATCTCGGGTACGAGCCGAGGGACGACTCGGAGCAGTACGCGGACAAACTCGTCGACGAACAGGGCGAGCTGGACCCCGGCAATCCCGACCACGCCCATCTGGGCGGCCACTTCTGCACCCACCCGCCCCAGTGGCCCTACTGA